The Exiguobacterium acetylicum genome includes a window with the following:
- a CDS encoding F0F1 ATP synthase subunit delta: MRDHVAGRYAKALFDLALEHHVLEQAEADVRTLGEVLHATPELASVLDNPSISAEELKQVLQTSFTGFNSIVLNTLLVMVENDRAAEIVTLPEHFIALLNEHRNVATAIVTSAYKLSDEELTKVKETFGQKSGKTLEVENVVDTRVIGGLRVQIGYTTYDGTIETKLTRLERELLKA; the protein is encoded by the coding sequence ATGCGTGATCACGTAGCGGGACGCTACGCAAAAGCGCTCTTCGATCTTGCGCTTGAGCACCATGTGCTCGAGCAAGCAGAAGCTGATGTGCGGACGCTCGGCGAAGTGCTCCACGCAACACCAGAGCTCGCTTCGGTTTTAGATAACCCATCGATTTCTGCTGAAGAGCTCAAGCAAGTTCTTCAAACAAGCTTCACTGGCTTCAACTCGATCGTCTTAAACACATTGCTTGTCATGGTCGAAAACGACCGGGCAGCAGAGATCGTTACATTACCGGAACACTTCATTGCATTGTTGAATGAACACCGCAATGTCGCGACGGCAATCGTCACGAGTGCATACAAATTGTCGGACGAGGAACTCACGAAAGTGAAAGAGACGTTTGGCCAAAAATCAGGTAAAACGCTTGAAGTCGAGAACGTCGTCGACACGCGTGTCATCGGAGGACTTCGCGTCCAAATCGGTTACACGACATATGACGGTACGATCGAAACTAAACTAACGCGCCTTGAGCGTGAGCTGTTAAAAGCGTAA
- the atpF gene encoding F0F1 ATP synthase subunit B, translating into MNLTYLAAEAGGESNHLLLANMIVTIVVFLLLLILLKKFAWGPLVNMMKAREEHVASEINSAEKSRKDAEVYVEQQREELNKARTEARDLLEASRRQAEAEQARAMEQARLESEMSKEEARRAIERERAEAQAALKNDVALQAIAAARHVMKTQLATDEAAQKALVDQFLADTKGTN; encoded by the coding sequence ATGAATCTAACGTATCTTGCGGCAGAGGCTGGTGGCGAAAGCAACCATCTCTTATTAGCCAACATGATCGTCACGATCGTCGTTTTCCTCTTGCTCCTCATCCTCTTGAAGAAATTCGCATGGGGCCCGCTCGTCAACATGATGAAAGCGCGGGAAGAGCATGTGGCTAGCGAGATCAACTCGGCTGAAAAGAGCCGTAAAGACGCTGAAGTCTACGTAGAACAACAACGCGAAGAATTAAACAAGGCGCGTACGGAAGCACGCGATCTTTTAGAAGCATCACGCCGTCAGGCAGAAGCAGAGCAAGCACGTGCGATGGAGCAGGCACGTCTTGAATCCGAAATGAGTAAGGAAGAAGCTCGCCGTGCGATCGAACGTGAACGCGCTGAAGCACAAGCTGCTTTGAAGAACGATGTCGCTCTTCAAGCAATCGCTGCAGCACGCCACGTCATGAAAACACAGCTTGCGACAGACGAAGCCGCTCAAAAAGCACTCGTCGACCAATTCCTTGCTGATACTAAGGGCACGAACTAA
- the atpE gene encoding F0F1 ATP synthase subunit C, with protein MNLIATAIIIGLGALGAGIGNGLIVNGTVLGQARQPELKNELRQTMFIGIGLVEALPIIGVAVGFLLLNS; from the coding sequence ATGAATCTTATTGCAACAGCGATCATCATCGGACTCGGCGCACTCGGCGCAGGTATCGGTAACGGTCTTATCGTAAACGGTACAGTATTAGGTCAAGCACGTCAGCCAGAACTCAAAAACGAACTTCGTCAAACAATGTTCATCGGTATCGGTCTTGTTGAGGCACTTCCAATCATCGGTGTAGCGGTCGGTTTCCTTCTTCTCAACTCTTAA
- the atpB gene encoding F0F1 ATP synthase subunit A, translating into MNHEMPLYEIPLWGDFVLYGSWTNLITVLIAAALVFLIAVAGTRRLVMKPTGAQNVMEMFLEFVRGIISSTMDWKTGGRFLTFGMTLFLFILVSNIMGLPFNVVTGHYIWFNSPTADPYVTLALSSLVVVLSHYYGVKMRGFGAYAKTFMTPMFIITIIEEFANTLTLGLRLYGNIFAGEIMIGIILSIGIVSGTNDFQFLGPVGAIISGIPMLIWQGFSLFIGGIQAYIFLILTMVYIGHKAAHDH; encoded by the coding sequence ATGAACCACGAAATGCCACTTTACGAAATCCCACTCTGGGGTGACTTCGTTCTGTACGGTAGCTGGACGAACTTGATCACAGTATTGATTGCTGCTGCTCTCGTCTTCTTGATTGCCGTGGCCGGTACGCGACGTCTTGTGATGAAGCCAACCGGTGCTCAAAACGTGATGGAGATGTTCCTCGAATTCGTTCGCGGTATCATCAGCAGCACGATGGACTGGAAAACAGGGGGTCGCTTCCTTACGTTCGGAATGACATTATTCCTGTTCATCCTTGTGTCCAACATCATGGGTCTCCCATTCAACGTCGTGACGGGACACTACATTTGGTTCAACTCACCAACTGCAGATCCTTACGTGACACTGGCACTTTCATCTCTCGTAGTAGTCTTAAGTCATTACTACGGTGTGAAGATGCGAGGCTTCGGTGCTTATGCGAAAACATTCATGACGCCGATGTTTATCATTACCATCATCGAGGAGTTTGCAAACACGTTGACGCTCGGTCTTCGTCTTTATGGAAACATCTTCGCTGGTGAAATCATGATCGGAATCATCCTTTCGATCGGTATCGTCTCTGGTACGAACGATTTCCAATTCCTCGGACCAGTCGGCGCGATCATCTCGGGTATCCCGATGTTGATCTGGCAAGGATTCTCACTCTTCATCGGTGGTATCCAAGCGTATATCTTCCTTATCCTGACGATGGTTTACATCGGACATAAGGCAGCGCACGACCATTAA
- a CDS encoding ATP synthase subunit I translates to MNIILQDALYRAYLRWFGLFYGILAVLLLIGRPSDPVIYGLALGGTGSFLILTLQRLSVDRMYRVIETGRKPVSRGTVSRMAVAVLCVMIGLKYQTELSLTAVVIGLLAGHVIQFCEFLTHELKREKR, encoded by the coding sequence ATGAACATCATCCTTCAAGATGCGTTGTATCGTGCGTACTTACGATGGTTCGGACTCTTTTACGGAATCCTTGCTGTCCTGCTGCTCATCGGACGCCCGAGTGATCCAGTCATCTATGGACTAGCACTTGGTGGAACTGGCAGCTTCTTGATCTTGACGCTTCAACGACTGAGCGTCGATCGTATGTATCGTGTAATTGAGACAGGGCGTAAGCCAGTGTCTCGAGGGACCGTTTCACGCATGGCGGTCGCGGTACTCTGTGTGATGATCGGTTTGAAATATCAAACTGAATTGTCATTAACTGCGGTGGTAATAGGCCTTCTCGCCGGCCACGTCATACAATTTTGTGAGTTCTTGACTCACGAACTCAAGCGGGAAAAGAGGTGA
- a CDS encoding AtpZ/AtpI family protein → MRQSGLAKSMVMASQISTALAAPIVIGFLVGNYGEQQQWWEKMGATFAVFIGIFIGILCMIAMIRHLLGEKT, encoded by the coding sequence GTGCGCCAAAGTGGGCTCGCGAAGAGTATGGTCATGGCCTCGCAAATTTCGACGGCACTGGCTGCACCGATCGTCATTGGCTTTTTGGTTGGGAACTATGGGGAACAACAACAATGGTGGGAAAAAATGGGTGCGACGTTCGCCGTGTTCATCGGGATTTTCATCGGCATTCTTTGCATGATCGCCATGATCAGGCACTTGTTAGGGGAGAAGACATGA
- the wecB gene encoding non-hydrolyzing UDP-N-acetylglucosamine 2-epimerase: MPITVMPIFGTRPEAIKMAPLVNALKQHPAFDVHVTITAQHREMLDQVLELFEIEPDHDLNIMKQRQTLVDITTRGLEGLDAIMKEIKPDLVLVHGDTTTTFVGSLAAYYNQIAVGHVEAGLRTYNKYSPFPEEVNRQLTSTLADLHFAPTAQAAANLASENRHAGVYITGNTAIDALQTTVQTDYVHPMLETVGDRKLILMTAHRRENQGEKMHQMFRAIRRLVDTFPDTHVVYPVHLNPVVQEAAKTVFEGHDRISLIAPLDVFDFHNFASRAHLILTDSGGVQEEAPSLGVPVLVLRDTTERPEGIAAGTLKLAGTEEETIYQMATELLTNEALYQEMAHASNPYGDGHASERIVQAILHHFGQGEAPAPLLTQ; this comes from the coding sequence ATGCCGATTACAGTCATGCCGATTTTCGGGACACGACCGGAAGCCATTAAGATGGCACCGCTCGTCAATGCCCTGAAGCAACACCCTGCATTCGATGTTCATGTTACGATTACTGCCCAGCACCGCGAGATGCTCGATCAAGTGCTCGAACTGTTCGAGATCGAACCGGATCACGACTTGAATATCATGAAGCAACGTCAGACACTCGTTGATATCACGACACGTGGTCTCGAAGGACTCGATGCGATCATGAAAGAAATCAAGCCGGATCTTGTCCTCGTCCATGGCGACACGACGACGACGTTCGTCGGAAGCCTTGCTGCCTACTACAATCAAATCGCGGTCGGTCACGTCGAAGCGGGACTGCGCACCTATAATAAATATTCTCCGTTTCCGGAAGAGGTCAATCGTCAGTTGACGTCGACGCTCGCGGACTTACATTTCGCTCCGACGGCGCAAGCGGCGGCGAATCTCGCGTCCGAAAATCGTCATGCGGGTGTCTACATCACGGGGAACACAGCGATCGATGCCCTGCAAACGACAGTTCAAACCGATTACGTCCATCCGATGCTCGAGACGGTCGGGGACCGGAAATTGATCTTGATGACGGCGCATCGTCGTGAGAACCAAGGAGAGAAGATGCATCAGATGTTCCGAGCAATCCGCCGCCTCGTCGATACGTTTCCGGATACGCACGTCGTCTACCCGGTCCACCTCAATCCAGTCGTTCAGGAAGCAGCAAAGACTGTCTTTGAAGGGCATGATCGAATTTCGTTGATTGCGCCACTTGATGTCTTCGATTTCCATAACTTCGCGAGTCGTGCTCACTTAATCTTGACTGATTCCGGTGGGGTACAAGAAGAAGCACCGTCACTCGGAGTACCAGTGCTTGTCTTACGAGATACAACAGAGCGTCCAGAAGGGATTGCGGCTGGGACGTTAAAGCTTGCCGGAACGGAAGAAGAGACGATTTATCAGATGGCAACAGAACTCTTGACGAACGAAGCGCTTTATCAAGAGATGGCGCATGCCTCAAATCCGTACGGAGACGGACATGCATCCGAACGGATCGTCCAAGCAATTTTGCATCACTTCGGTCAAGGGGAAGCACCGGCACCGTTACTCACGCAATAA
- the upp gene encoding uracil phosphoribosyltransferase — translation MSKVHVFDHPLIQHKMTIMRKVETGTKQFRELVDEVASLMAYELTRDLPLTDVAIETPVTKTTQKMIEGKKLGIVPILRAGLGMVDGMLRMMPNVKVGHIGLYRDPETLEPTEYYLKLPTDVAERDFVVVDPMLATGGSAADAISSLKKQGAKSIKLACLCAAPEGVKRVQEEHPDVDIYLAALDEKLDDHGYIVPGLGDAGDRLFGTK, via the coding sequence ATGAGTAAAGTACATGTATTTGATCACCCATTGATTCAGCACAAGATGACGATCATGCGTAAAGTCGAAACAGGAACGAAACAATTCCGGGAACTTGTCGACGAGGTGGCTTCATTGATGGCATATGAACTCACACGTGACCTTCCACTCACAGATGTCGCGATCGAGACACCGGTCACGAAGACGACGCAGAAGATGATCGAAGGCAAGAAACTCGGGATCGTCCCGATTCTCCGCGCTGGTCTCGGTATGGTCGACGGAATGCTCCGCATGATGCCGAACGTTAAAGTCGGTCACATCGGTCTTTATCGTGATCCGGAGACACTCGAGCCAACGGAATACTACCTCAAGCTTCCAACAGACGTCGCAGAACGTGATTTCGTCGTCGTTGACCCGATGCTTGCGACAGGTGGTTCGGCGGCAGACGCCATCTCCTCGTTAAAGAAACAAGGGGCAAAGAGCATCAAGCTCGCATGTCTCTGTGCAGCACCTGAAGGCGTCAAACGCGTTCAAGAAGAACACCCGGACGTCGACATCTATCTCGCAGCGCTTGACGAGAAGTTGGATGACCACGGATACATCGTCCCAGGACTCGGTGATGCAGGAGACCGTCTCTTCGGAACGAAGTAA
- a CDS encoding ABC transporter ATP-binding protein has translation MIRLEQIEQSYGEMTVLHDINLQAEAGELIALVGPSGSGKSTLLQLLGLLQTPTNGAVYFDNTCVSEATDAERRRLRLEEVGFIFQESHLVPFLTAGEQLELVAKEAGRSVDATAALAVFGLEHRKDHLPHALSGGERQRVAIARAFVNDPRLVLADEPTASLDYPNGRRVMELLQQQAHVSNKTVIVITHDERMLDVCDRIWRIEDGHITEAEAFQSYSHS, from the coding sequence ATGATTCGATTAGAACAGATTGAGCAAAGTTATGGTGAGATGACGGTTCTGCATGACATCAACCTACAAGCAGAAGCGGGTGAGTTGATTGCCCTCGTCGGACCGAGCGGTAGTGGGAAAAGTACGCTGCTCCAGTTACTCGGTTTATTGCAGACACCAACGAATGGTGCCGTTTATTTTGACAATACATGTGTCAGTGAAGCAACCGACGCGGAACGTCGTCGCTTACGACTAGAAGAAGTCGGATTCATCTTCCAAGAATCGCATCTCGTTCCGTTTTTGACGGCAGGAGAACAACTCGAACTCGTCGCGAAGGAAGCCGGACGATCAGTTGACGCGACGGCAGCACTCGCTGTATTCGGACTCGAGCACCGAAAAGATCACCTACCACATGCCTTATCAGGCGGTGAACGCCAGCGGGTTGCGATTGCACGAGCCTTCGTGAATGATCCACGGCTTGTACTCGCGGATGAACCGACAGCAAGTCTCGATTACCCGAACGGACGCCGAGTGATGGAGTTGTTGCAACAACAAGCACACGTCTCGAACAAGACGGTCATCGTCATCACGCATGATGAACGGATGCTTGACGTCTGTGACCGGATTTGGCGAATTGAAGATGGACACATCACAGAAGCGGAAGCATTTCAATCCTATTCTCATAGTTAA